A region of Coccinella septempunctata chromosome 5, icCocSept1.1, whole genome shotgun sequence DNA encodes the following proteins:
- the LOC123313758 gene encoding uncharacterized protein LOC123313758, translated as MKSADEPLAKMTSNDKILLVLTLFANAVRPDDYVEELRHRCNFTKKAYVCTKFRLFDYMEHEGLLPETTPKAMGGFVRLVKMERQSVDPGLFPESRYFGGDSELMKIVKFVQRKAARFLENQAMSLALPEGAEIVDVDSTGKGGGKKKEMLIPLIMLFKLFKIKVLVSLVLLSVLFIKKTILLTAMFLPSVIQSIKNHCKTSYHVVPHHIEEEHHDHDVSGAGWGYTGYGHGNEFERRRLQRAHIRTRFYNGR; from the exons ATGAAAAGTGCAG ATGAACCACTCGCGAAGATGACATCTAACGACAAGATCCTCCTGGTGTTGACGCTGTTCGCGAACGCGGTGCGTCCCGACGACTACGTCGAAGAGCTGAGGCATCGTTGCAACTTCACCAAGAAGGCCTACGTCTGCACCAAGTTCAGGCTCTTCGACTACATGGAGCACGAGGGTCTGCTGCCGGAGACCACGCCGAAGGCTATGGGGGGTTTCGTTAGGTTGGTGAAGATGGAAAGGCAGAGTGTGGACCCGGGACTGTTTCCGGAGTCCAGGTATTTCGGGGGTGATTCGGAGCTCATGAAGATCGTCAAGTTTGTCCAGAGGAAGGCTGCCAGGTTCTTGGAGAATCAGGCTATGTCTCTGGCGTTGCCGGAAGGGGCGGAAATTGTCGACGTGGATTCGACCGGT AAGGGTGGTGGAAAGAAGAAAGAGATGCTGATACCTCTCATAATGCTGTTCAAACTTTTCAAAATCAAAGTGCTGGTATCGCTGGTACTCCTATCAGTACTCTTCATCAAAAAGACCATTCTACTAACTGCCATGTTCTTACCATCCGTTATCCAGTCCATCAAGAACCACTGCAAAACGTCGTACCACGTGGTACCGCACCACATCGAGGAGGAACACCATGACCATGATGTTTCTGGAGCTGGATGGGGCTACACCGGGTATGGGCATGGAAACGAGTTTGAAAGACGTAGATTGCAACGAGCACATATTAGAACCCGCTTCTATAATGGTCGATAG